One Hemibagrus wyckioides isolate EC202008001 linkage group LG07, SWU_Hwy_1.0, whole genome shotgun sequence DNA segment encodes these proteins:
- the badb gene encoding BCL2 associated agonist of cell death b, protein MAKICTISDESDTSGDQEDTEHIEASHSGHHLAVQQTSRGEQMARSRNFSINEEDFQEATDGKFGAAAGEGDSFRRRTRSAPPAFWAAKKYGRELRKMSDEFDTLLDKGMKRVRSAGTAGQMRTSSSWFNFLWSHPESETETMNSLTAQNTRPAE, encoded by the exons ATGGCAAAAATATGCACGATATCTGACGAGTCTGACACATCGGGTGATCAAGAAGACACCGAGCACATAGAGGCGTCTCATTCTGGCCACCATCTAGCTGTTCAACAGACATCCCGAG GAGAGCAAATGGCAAGAAGTAGGAATTTCTCTATAAATGAAGAGGACTTCCAGGAAGCTACTGATGGGAAATTCGGAGCTGCTGCTGGAGAAGGAGACTCTTTCCGACGTCGGACTCGCTCAGCACCTCCGGCTTTCTGGGCTGCCAAGAAATATGGCAGAGAGCTGAGGAAGATGAGCGATGAGTTTGACACCTTACTTGACaaaggg ATGAAGAGGGTGAGGAGCGCAGGCACAGCCGGTCAGATGCGCACCTCTTCCAGCTGGTTCAACTTCCTCTGGAGCCACCCAGAGTCAGAAACCGAGACCATGAACAGCCTGACAGCACAAAACACCCGTCCAGCAGAATGA
- the zgc:101765 gene encoding glyoxal reductase, with the protein MTDHMPCVQLNTGAQMPLLGLGTFRLQGPEETYRTVDAALTAGYRAFDTAAVYRNEAHIGQALSTLLPKHGLSRADVFITSKLSPRDQGSKARDGCLRSLEQLGLDYIDLFLIHWPGTQGLDVKDKRNPDNRAQSWATLEEFHAEGKFRAIGVSNYTVKHMHELLKSCKVVPAVLQVEFHPKLAQKELIALCEKSGVCFQAYSSLGTGVLLSDHLVQVMAERCGKTPAQVLLRWAVQQNIPVLPKSCQPDRVQENGRLFDFELSDSDMAKLSALDCNEKYCWDPSLVL; encoded by the coding sequence ATGACTGACCACATGCCTTGTGTCCAGCTGAATACCGGAGCTCAGATGCCACTGTTGGGTTTGGGCACATTCCGTTTGCAAGGCCCTGAGGAAACTTATCGGACTGTGGATGCTGCCTTAACAGCAGGATACCGAGCTTTCGATACAGCAGCAGTGTACCGCAATGAGGCACACATTGGCCAGGCCCTTAGCACCTTGTTGCCCAAACACGGGCTTTCCAGAGCTGATGTGTTCATAACATCTAAACTAAGTCCCAGGGACCAGGGTTCCAAAGCCAGAGATGGCTGTTTGAGAAGCCTGGAGCAACTAGGCTTAGATTATATTGACCTGTTTCTCATTCACTGGCCTGGTACACAGGGTTTGGATGTAAAGGATAAGCGAAACCCCGACAATCGAGCTCAAAGTTGGGCAACCTTGGAGGAGTTCCATGCAGAGGGAAAGTTCCGTGCGATTGGAGTATCGAACTACACGGTGAAGCACATGCACGAGCTGCTGAAGAGCTGCAAAGTCGTTCCAGCTGTTCTCCAGGTGGAGTTCCACCCCAAGTTGGCTCAGAAGGAGCTAATAGCATTATGTGAGAAGAGTGGAGTGTGCTTCCAAGCGTACTCCTCCCTGGGGACAGGCGTCCTCCTTTCTGATCATCTGGTTCAGGTGATGGCAGAACGTTGTGGAAAAACCCCAGCTCAGGTGCTTCTGAGGTGGGCTGTGCAGCAAAACATACCTGTGTTGCCAAAATCATGCCAACCTGATCGGGTGCAGGAGAACGGGCGCCTGTTTGACTTTGAGCTTAGTGACAGCGACATGGCGAAGCTTTCTGCTCTAGACTGCAATGAGAAGTACTGTTGGGACCCATCACTGGTACTCTAG